In Zingiber officinale cultivar Zhangliang chromosome 8B, Zo_v1.1, whole genome shotgun sequence, a single genomic region encodes these proteins:
- the LOC122015663 gene encoding ras-related protein RABE1c-like, with the protein MAAPPARARADYDYLIKLLLIGDSGVGKSCLLLRFSDGSFTTSFITTIGIDFKIRTIELDGKRIKLQIWDTAGQERFRTITTAYYRGAMGILLVYDVTDESSFNNIRNWIRNIEQHASDNVNKILVGNKADMDESKRAVPTAKGQALADEYGIKFFETSAKTNLNVEQVFFSIARDIKQRLSETDNKPEDRTIKINKPDQGAADGTAATRSACCGS; encoded by the exons ATGGCTGCTCCACCTGCTAGGGCACGGGCCGATTATGATTACCTGATCAAGCTTCTACTGATCGGTGACAGCG GTGTTGGGAAGAGTTGTCTCCTCCTGCGTTTCTCCGATGGTTCCTTCACAACAAGTTTCATCACTACAATTGG aattgattttaaaataagaaCTATAGAATTGGATGGCAAGCGAATTAAACTACAGATTTGGGATACGGCTGGTCAAGAACGTTTCCGAACAATCACGACTG CGTATTACCGAGGTGCCATGGGTATCTTGCTCGTTTACGATGTTACCGATGAGTCATCATTTAACA ACATAAGGAATTGGATCCGGAACATTGAACAGCATGCTTCTGATAATGTGAACAAGATTCTTGTTGGTAACAAGGCTGATATGGATGAAAGCAAGAGG GCTGTGCCTACTGCCAAGGGACAAGCACTTGCTGATGAATATGGAATCAAGTTCTTTGAGACT AGTGCCAAGACAAATCTTAATGTGGAACAAGTCTTCTTTTCAATCGCTAGAGATATTAAGCAAAGACTTTCTGAAACTGATAACAAACCTGAG GATCGAACAATCAAGATCAACAAACCAGACCAGGGAGCAGCCGATGGCACTGCAGCTACGAGATCAGCATGCTGTGGGTCTTGA